The genomic stretch GCAAAGCGAGCGAGCCCGAGGCGTTCGACGCGCCCGCGGCGGGCGCTTGTTTCGGCGGCCAGCCCGGGCGTGCCAATCCGTGGCAGCTGACGACCCCGGCCTGCAACAGGGTTCTCCGTGGGGCGAGTGCCTGAACTTTCAGAACGACCGCTTGGACAGCATTTTTTTGGCCCGATGCCTGCGTGCACATACCGAGAGTTTTGTCGCTGACATCTGGCCCACGGCGCTGGCGCCCAACGTCGTCCTGGTGATCGCGGACGATATGCGCAAAGACTCGCTCCCCTGGATGCCCAAGACCCTGTCCGCAATCGCGCAAAATGGCGTTAATTTCACCAACGCATTTTCAACGCACCCGATCTGCGGCCCAGCTCGAGCCAGCATGCTCAGCGGTATGAGCAATCGACAAAGCGGGGTCATGGGGCACGGAACCGGGCACCTTCTGAAAGGGTCCGATGTCGTGGGGGCGTGGATGCAGGAGGGAGGCTACCGAACGGGTCTTTTCGGCAAATATCTGCACCAGTCCTCGGCACCTCCCGTGCCACCCGAGGGGTGGGACGAGTGGCAGGAGCTACTGACCTTCCGCTACCTGGGCTTCGATCTGAACATCAATGGCAAGGTGACGAAATTCCCCCAATCTGCCTATTCGACCGACGTCCTTGCAAAGTCTCTAAGTCGTTTTATCCGGAAAAACCGCAACGAGCCTTTTTTCGCTGTCTATGCGCCTTATGCCGGGCACGCCCCCTTCACACCGAGCCCGCGCCACGAGGACGCGCTCATGAATATCGACCCACCCAGAGGGCCCAACTTCCGCGAACCGGACCTGTCGGGCAAACCGTCATGGGTCCGCCTCTTCCGAAATGCCAGCGACGCAACAGACGCTGCCGTCATCGAGAATCATCGACAGCAATTGCGTTCCCTGCTCGCACTCGACGATGCCGTAGGGCATGTGGATCACCTGCTCGAGCGATTGGGGCTGACCGACAACACAGTGGTGATCTTCGTATCCGACCAGGGGATCCTTAGGGGCGAACATTGGTCCAACTTCAAGTTTGCGGCCTACGAAGAAGTGATTCGAATTCCCCTGAGCCTGCGATACCCTCGTCGATACCCATCCCCCCGCTCCTCGGATGCCATGGTGATTACGGCGGATATTGCAGCGACCATCGCCAGTCTCGCCGGAGTTACGATGCCTCAAGGGCGCCAGGGAGTGGACCTC from Candidatus Binatia bacterium encodes the following:
- a CDS encoding sulfatase-like hydrolase/transferase is translated as MRNSCLKIPATLTCLALIEIGAGMAHAQPGPDQCSTAQEAKAAVHAVINHLSHATTPKPAIEDSLSGLACAQSRGAELLALLEPFPPDASLSPQLLRCSGETNRAATRYLKVRQSERARGVRRARGGRLFRRPARACQSVAADDPGLQQGSPWGECLNFQNDRLDSIFLARCLRAHTESFVADIWPTALAPNVVLVIADDMRKDSLPWMPKTLSAIAQNGVNFTNAFSTHPICGPARASMLSGMSNRQSGVMGHGTGHLLKGSDVVGAWMQEGGYRTGLFGKYLHQSSAPPVPPEGWDEWQELLTFRYLGFDLNINGKVTKFPQSAYSTDVLAKSLSRFIRKNRNEPFFAVYAPYAGHAPFTPSPRHEDALMNIDPPRGPNFREPDLSGKPSWVRLFRNASDATDAAVIENHRQQLRSLLALDDAVGHVDHLLERLGLTDNTVVIFVSDQGILRGEHWSNFKFAAYEEVIRIPLSLRYPRRYPSPRSSDAMVITADIAATIASLAGVTMPQGRQGVDLDAVLSGRTTPRDHILIESPGGYITYPNRAIRNDRWKLIASHPHRSSENLHYELYDMEADRFELTNLYGDPTHATVANQLREALDSALPLN